In Allomuricauda ruestringensis DSM 13258, the following proteins share a genomic window:
- a CDS encoding YHS domain-containing (seleno)protein, producing the protein MKTLKNISILMIALITVNSAFAQDKKEFNVDNSNIALQGYSPVSYLDLGIAQRGVKEFKSEHNKIVYYFTDAEQKKKFDKNPAKYLPQYGGYCAFGVYAGAKFRPDPNKFIVKDGKYFLYLYNLELDAQQLWLAENNHSKLVKKANENWSKLKNTYN; encoded by the coding sequence ATGAAAACATTGAAGAATATTTCAATTTTAATGATTGCGTTAATTACCGTAAACAGCGCTTTTGCCCAAGATAAAAAGGAATTTAACGTAGACAATAGCAACATTGCGCTCCAAGGGTACAGCCCTGTATCCTATTTGGATTTGGGAATAGCCCAAAGAGGAGTAAAGGAGTTCAAGTCAGAACACAACAAGATCGTTTATTATTTTACAGATGCAGAACAGAAAAAGAAGTTTGACAAGAACCCGGCCAAGTATTTGCCACAATATGGAGGATATTGTGCTTTTGGAGTATATGCTGGCGCAAAGTTTAGGCCAGACCCCAATAAGTTTATTGTAAAGGACGGAAAGTACTTTTTGTACCTATACAATCTTGAATTGGATGCCCAGCAATTGTGGCTAGCAGAAAACAATCATAGTAAATTGGTGAAAAAAGCCAATGAAAATTGGAGTAAGCTAAAGAATACCTATAACTAA
- a CDS encoding SPW repeat domain-containing protein translates to MKLRFITPTLHGVADYTAGLGLIVAPFLLGLGESSSLAVWFSVATGLAVFLASSLTDYKLSLRRVIPFQGHLAIDLLVAVTFMIVPFAFGFSGLDANYYWFNATVVFLVVSLSASK, encoded by the coding sequence ATGAAACTTAGGTTTATTACACCAACGCTCCATGGGGTGGCAGATTATACCGCAGGGCTGGGTTTAATAGTAGCTCCCTTTCTATTGGGTTTGGGAGAATCATCGAGCTTGGCAGTTTGGTTTTCTGTGGCTACGGGCCTGGCCGTTTTTTTGGCCAGTTCGCTTACGGATTACAAGCTGAGTCTGCGTAGGGTCATCCCTTTTCAAGGACATTTGGCCATAGACCTTTTGGTGGCCGTAACCTTTATGATCGTACCGTTTGCCTTTGGCTTTTCCGGATTGGATGCCAACTACTATTGGTTCAATGCAACGGTCGTTTTTTTAGTAGTCTCGCTGAGTGCGAGCAAATAA
- a CDS encoding helix-turn-helix transcriptional regulator — MVKKFNPEINKVYFINKYTLFHILSGTGSIQVDFKNYVDWMDKAIYLEKGQYIKFLSDDFLVRTIEFPNKQIFDNKDVRVLFKHLISLGYINFNECTECQKYLSETIFEENTKEIINVSLKQWFWQNPFNASKNEYQVIFDAKEMIDQEFYNHLTNKDLEALLRENGYQAHSLVRDKLGITLKTMLEEKRLVESKKEVVFTDKHIQEVSYEMGFKDPAYFNRVFKKGTGYSPTQFRENFDYDRKDSFVEDLTHLLRKHHAKERSLGFYADKMNLSVKALAKKTKDKMNDSLGRLIRNELINTSKKLLNEDTPVKEVSIYLGFEEPNHFSTFFKHHTGINPSEFIHKKVQENTPFL; from the coding sequence ATGGTCAAGAAATTCAATCCAGAAATCAACAAGGTATATTTTATCAACAAGTATACACTGTTCCACATCCTTTCAGGAACAGGGAGCATTCAGGTCGATTTTAAAAACTATGTTGACTGGATGGACAAGGCCATCTATCTAGAAAAAGGGCAGTATATAAAGTTTCTGTCCGATGATTTTCTGGTCCGCACCATTGAATTTCCCAACAAGCAGATTTTTGACAACAAAGATGTTAGGGTACTTTTCAAACATCTCATCTCGTTGGGCTATATCAATTTTAACGAATGCACCGAATGCCAAAAATATTTATCGGAAACAATTTTTGAAGAAAACACCAAAGAGATTATAAACGTTTCTTTGAAACAATGGTTCTGGCAGAATCCGTTCAACGCCAGTAAAAATGAGTATCAAGTTATTTTTGATGCCAAGGAAATGATAGACCAAGAATTTTACAACCATTTAACCAATAAGGATTTAGAGGCTTTGCTCCGTGAAAATGGGTATCAGGCCCATAGCCTTGTAAGGGATAAGTTGGGGATTACACTCAAAACCATGTTAGAAGAGAAACGGTTGGTGGAAAGCAAGAAAGAAGTGGTTTTTACGGATAAACATATTCAAGAAGTATCGTACGAAATGGGCTTTAAGGACCCTGCCTATTTTAATAGAGTGTTTAAAAAAGGAACAGGATATAGCCCCACGCAGTTTAGGGAGAACTTTGATTATGATCGTAAAGACTCGTTTGTTGAAGACCTTACACATTTGTTGCGGAAACACCATGCCAAAGAACGGTCTTTGGGCTTTTATGCCGATAAAATGAACCTTTCCGTAAAGGCCCTTGCCAAAAAAACCAAGGACAAAATGAACGATTCTTTGGGAAGGTTGATCAGGAATGAATTGATCAACACCTCAAAAAAACTTTTAAATGAGGATACACCCGTCAAGGAAGTTTCAATTTACCTTGGTTTTGAAGAGCCCAATCACTTTTCTACCTTCTTTAAGCACCATACAGGAATTAACCCATCGGAATTCATACACAAAAAAGTACAAGAAAACACTCCTTTTTTGTAG
- a CDS encoding helix-turn-helix transcriptional regulator, which translates to MKNLVKVERARLNLTQAELAKKLGVSRQTIHAIEKDKFNPSVTLALKMGRLFKLPVEELFIIEEG; encoded by the coding sequence ATGAAAAATTTAGTGAAAGTAGAAAGAGCAAGGCTAAATTTGACCCAAGCTGAACTGGCCAAAAAGTTGGGCGTTTCCCGTCAAACCATTCATGCTATAGAAAAAGACAAGTTCAATCCCTCGGTCACCTTAGCTTTAAAAATGGGAAGGTTGTTCAAACTCCCAGTTGAAGAATTATTTATAATTGAAGAAGGTTAA
- the rsmI gene encoding 16S rRNA (cytidine(1402)-2'-O)-methyltransferase, with product MGKLYLVPTPIGNLEDITLRAIKVLKEVDVVLAEDTRTSGKLLKHFDINTHLQSHHMHNEHKQVGVLVQKMKEGTTYALISDAGTPAISDPGFLLTRACVENNIEVECLPGATAFVPALVNSGLPNDRFVFEGFLPLKKGRQTRLLELAEETRTMVFYESPHKLIKTLTQFVEYFGAERPISVSRELTKLYEETVRGTASEVLEHFTDKPPKGEFVIVVGGRKD from the coding sequence ATGGGAAAATTATATCTGGTTCCAACACCAATCGGAAATCTTGAAGATATCACACTCCGAGCCATTAAGGTGTTGAAGGAGGTAGATGTGGTTTTGGCAGAGGATACCCGAACCAGTGGCAAGCTCCTAAAACATTTTGATATCAACACACATTTGCAGAGCCACCACATGCACAATGAGCACAAGCAAGTGGGCGTTTTGGTGCAAAAAATGAAAGAAGGAACTACATACGCCCTAATTTCTGACGCAGGTACTCCCGCTATTTCCGACCCCGGGTTTTTATTGACGCGTGCGTGTGTTGAAAATAATATTGAGGTAGAATGTTTACCTGGAGCCACCGCTTTTGTACCCGCTTTGGTAAATAGCGGACTGCCCAATGACCGATTTGTTTTTGAAGGGTTTCTCCCATTAAAAAAAGGGCGCCAGACCCGACTTTTGGAACTTGCTGAAGAAACCCGTACCATGGTTTTTTACGAATCCCCCCACAAACTTATAAAAACCTTGACCCAATTTGTGGAATACTTTGGAGCAGAAAGGCCTATTTCTGTATCTCGCGAATTGACAAAGTTGTATGAGGAGACCGTTCGGGGAACCGCAAGTGAAGTGCTGGAGCATTTTACCGATAAACCACCCAAGGGTGAGTTTGTTATTGTGGTTGGTGGACGTAAGGATTAA
- a CDS encoding thymidine kinase, giving the protein MFLENTVNPKEQFGWIEVICGSMFSGKTEELIRRLKRAQFAKQKVEIFKPIVDRRYHEEMVVSHDSNEIRSTPVPAAANIRLLADDCEVVGIDEAQFFDDEIVTVCNDLANRGVRVVVAGLDMDFKGNPFGPMPALMATAEYVTKVHAVCTRTGNLANYSFRKSLNDNLVLLGETEEYEPLSRAAFYKAMLREKIKEMDVESEEVGTKKKKSNE; this is encoded by the coding sequence ATGTTTCTCGAAAACACAGTAAACCCTAAAGAACAGTTTGGATGGATTGAGGTTATCTGCGGTTCCATGTTTTCGGGAAAGACCGAAGAACTGATTCGACGACTGAAGCGGGCACAATTCGCCAAGCAAAAGGTGGAAATATTTAAACCCATTGTGGATAGACGCTATCATGAGGAAATGGTGGTCTCCCACGATTCCAATGAAATTAGGTCCACTCCCGTACCGGCCGCAGCAAACATTCGCCTTTTGGCGGATGATTGTGAGGTGGTCGGGATTGACGAAGCCCAATTTTTTGACGATGAAATTGTTACGGTTTGTAACGATTTGGCCAACCGAGGCGTACGTGTAGTGGTCGCTGGTCTGGACATGGATTTTAAAGGAAACCCCTTTGGTCCCATGCCTGCATTAATGGCAACGGCAGAATATGTGACCAAGGTACATGCCGTATGTACCCGAACGGGGAATTTGGCGAACTACAGTTTTAGAAAATCCCTTAACGATAATTTGGTGCTTTTGGGTGAAACCGAAGAGTACGAGCCCTTGAGCAGAGCAGCGTTTTATAAGGCCATGCTGCGGGAAAAAATAAAGGAAATGGATGTGGAATCGGAAGAAGTGGGCACCAAAAAAAAGAAATCCAATGAGTAA
- the alr gene encoding alanine racemase, translated as MSKVGETTLVLDLSALEHNYNYLRSKIKPKTKFLGVVKAFAYGSDTVTIARELEQLGADYLAVAYVSEGMLLRNAGVKIPILVLHPLASNFEDLIVHRLEPSIYSRNILNQFLEVAKEKQQTDYPIHIKFNTGLNRLGFSEDDVDFIARETKHSGCIKIVSTFSHLAASEDANERDFSLLQINSFKNLSDALRKKIGYTPIRHMLNTSGIINYPNAQFEMVRSGIGLYGYGNQAEVDSQLKPVATLKTIISQIHEIKANQSVGYNRAFRSSNTIKSATLPIGHADGIGRQYGKGKGFVVINGEKAPIVGNVCMDMIMVDVTGIDCQEGDEVVVFGSDNSAENFASSANTISYEILTAISQRVKRVLIEA; from the coding sequence ATGAGTAAGGTCGGAGAAACTACCTTGGTTTTGGATCTTTCGGCCTTGGAACACAACTACAATTATTTGCGATCCAAAATAAAACCGAAAACCAAGTTTTTGGGAGTTGTTAAAGCTTTTGCTTACGGAAGCGACACAGTGACCATTGCCCGAGAACTGGAGCAATTGGGTGCCGATTATTTGGCCGTTGCCTATGTAAGCGAGGGTATGCTGCTTCGAAACGCAGGTGTTAAAATTCCTATTTTGGTATTACACCCTCTTGCTTCAAATTTTGAAGATTTAATAGTGCATCGTTTGGAGCCGAGCATCTACTCCAGAAATATCCTGAACCAATTTCTTGAAGTCGCCAAAGAAAAGCAACAAACCGATTATCCTATCCACATTAAATTCAATACGGGATTGAACCGTTTGGGATTTTCTGAAGATGATGTTGATTTTATTGCTAGGGAAACCAAGCACAGCGGATGCATCAAAATAGTGTCCACATTTTCACATTTGGCCGCTTCGGAAGATGCCAATGAACGTGATTTCAGTTTACTTCAAATCAATTCGTTCAAAAATTTAAGTGATGCGCTCAGGAAAAAAATAGGGTATACGCCCATACGCCACATGTTGAATACTTCTGGCATCATCAACTATCCCAATGCCCAGTTTGAAATGGTACGCAGCGGAATCGGTCTTTATGGTTACGGAAACCAAGCGGAAGTCGATTCACAATTAAAGCCTGTGGCCACACTCAAAACCATTATCTCACAAATCCATGAAATTAAGGCCAACCAGTCCGTAGGATACAACCGTGCCTTTAGATCCAGTAACACTATAAAAAGCGCTACCTTACCCATAGGCCATGCCGATGGAATTGGGCGACAATATGGAAAGGGCAAAGGCTTTGTTGTGATCAATGGTGAAAAAGCCCCGATTGTAGGCAATGTTTGTATGGATATGATCATGGTAGATGTTACTGGAATCGATTGCCAAGAAGGGGACGAGGTTGTTGTGTTCGGTTCGGATAATTCTGCAGAAAACTTTGCTTCTTCTGCAAACACCATATCCTATGAAATCCTCACCGCCATATCCCAACGGGTAAAAAGAGTTCTTATCGAGGCTTAA
- the mscL gene encoding large-conductance mechanosensitive channel protein MscL, which produces MGFLKEFKEFAMKGNLVDIAVGFVMGAAFKEVVSSFTGGIVSPLIGLLFNADFNDLKYVITEGTLNEAGEIVGEIAVLYGAFLTNVIDFIIVAFVMFLVVKAVNRMKKKEEPAPEPPKGPTQEELLAEIRDLLKK; this is translated from the coding sequence ATGGGATTTTTAAAAGAGTTTAAAGAATTTGCCATGAAAGGAAACCTCGTCGATATCGCCGTAGGTTTTGTCATGGGTGCCGCTTTTAAAGAAGTGGTTTCTTCGTTCACGGGAGGCATAGTTTCTCCTTTGATCGGGTTGCTGTTCAATGCAGATTTCAATGATCTGAAATATGTAATTACCGAAGGAACTTTGAATGAGGCAGGAGAAATCGTTGGGGAAATAGCCGTGCTTTATGGCGCATTCCTGACCAATGTGATTGACTTCATCATCGTAGCCTTTGTGATGTTCCTTGTTGTAAAGGCAGTAAACAGGATGAAGAAAAAAGAAGAGCCTGCTCCAGAACCTCCAAAGGGACCGACCCAAGAGGAACTTTTGGCAGAAATCCGCGATTTGTTGAAGAAATAA
- a CDS encoding aspartate-semialdehyde dehydrogenase — MKVAVVGATGMVGEVMLKVLEERNFPISELLLVASERSVGKKLVYKNEEHTVIGLADAVAAQPDIAIFSAGGDTSLEWAPKFAEVGTTVIDNSSAWRMDPTKKLVVPEINANELTVEDKIIANPNCSTIQMVLALDPLHKKYQMKRVVVSTYQSVSGTGVKAVEQMENEAAGIEGEMAYPYPINRNALPHCDVFLENGYTKEEMKLAREPQKILDDHTFSVTATAVRIPTAGGHSESVNVEFHNDFDLTEVRKLLSETPGIVVQDNPDTNTYPMPVFANGKDDVFVGRIRRDETQPNTLNMWIVADNLRKGAATNAVQIAEYLVKNDLVSNTSKALS; from the coding sequence ATGAAAGTAGCAGTTGTTGGCGCCACCGGAATGGTGGGCGAAGTAATGTTGAAAGTGTTGGAAGAACGTAACTTCCCTATTTCAGAATTGTTGTTGGTTGCCTCGGAGCGTTCCGTGGGCAAAAAACTGGTTTATAAAAATGAAGAGCATACCGTAATCGGCCTGGCAGATGCCGTTGCTGCCCAACCGGATATCGCTATTTTCTCCGCAGGGGGCGACACCTCTTTGGAATGGGCACCAAAATTTGCCGAAGTGGGAACCACGGTAATCGATAATTCCTCCGCTTGGCGCATGGACCCGACCAAAAAATTGGTGGTGCCGGAAATCAATGCAAATGAACTTACCGTAGAGGACAAAATTATAGCAAATCCCAACTGCTCCACCATTCAAATGGTATTGGCCTTAGATCCTTTACACAAAAAATATCAAATGAAACGTGTGGTGGTTTCCACCTACCAATCTGTTTCGGGAACAGGAGTTAAAGCAGTAGAACAAATGGAGAACGAAGCTGCTGGAATCGAGGGCGAAATGGCATATCCTTATCCCATCAACCGCAACGCATTGCCGCATTGCGATGTGTTCTTGGAAAATGGGTACACCAAAGAAGAGATGAAATTGGCTCGTGAGCCACAAAAAATATTGGACGATCATACATTTTCCGTTACCGCCACCGCAGTTCGTATCCCAACCGCTGGCGGACACTCGGAATCCGTAAATGTGGAGTTCCACAACGATTTTGATTTGACAGAAGTTCGAAAACTGCTCAGCGAAACGCCAGGAATCGTAGTGCAGGACAACCCGGACACCAACACCTACCCCATGCCTGTTTTTGCCAATGGTAAGGACGATGTTTTTGTGGGTAGAATCCGAAGAGACGAAACCCAACCCAACACATTGAACATGTGGATTGTAGCAGACAACCTACGAAAAGGGGCCGCTACCAATGCTGTACAGATTGCGGAATACTTGGTGAAAAATGATTTGGTTTCAAATACCTCCAAGGCTTTGTCATAA
- a CDS encoding GLPGLI family protein translates to MALFFPLAIIAQIRSGVAQYKVILQENTNTQLKGSYKNDIDNIEKQAQKLRFELAFNQSASAFSLVKNLPIDKNDFTAKMAITIFDGDKMYYTNLKEAYMVEQKSFLGKEFQVKTNLEDVEWELLDEQKLVSDYLCYKAIGKRNGVSKNFEIFETEIIAWYCPEIPIGTGPFEAVGLPGMVLQLDLKGRSVVLENLDFEKETQVENPIKGNVISQKEYDSIYKKRVKAQMPR, encoded by the coding sequence GTGGCGCTGTTTTTCCCTTTGGCCATAATTGCTCAAATACGTTCAGGAGTGGCCCAGTATAAGGTGATACTGCAAGAAAATACTAATACACAGTTAAAGGGTTCATACAAGAATGATATTGACAACATTGAAAAGCAAGCTCAAAAATTGAGGTTTGAACTTGCCTTTAATCAAAGCGCCTCCGCTTTTTCGTTGGTTAAAAACCTTCCCATTGATAAAAATGACTTTACCGCAAAAATGGCCATTACAATTTTTGATGGGGACAAAATGTATTATACCAATCTAAAGGAAGCATACATGGTTGAACAAAAATCCTTCTTGGGGAAAGAGTTTCAGGTTAAAACAAACTTGGAAGATGTAGAATGGGAATTGCTCGATGAGCAAAAGCTAGTCTCAGATTACCTGTGTTACAAAGCGATAGGAAAAAGAAATGGGGTGTCGAAAAATTTTGAAATATTTGAAACAGAGATAATCGCTTGGTATTGCCCTGAAATCCCCATTGGAACAGGGCCGTTTGAAGCAGTTGGGCTTCCAGGGATGGTACTTCAGTTAGATTTAAAGGGAAGAAGTGTGGTATTGGAAAACTTGGACTTCGAAAAGGAAACTCAAGTTGAAAATCCAATAAAAGGAAATGTTATTAGCCAGAAAGAGTATGATAGTATCTACAAAAAAAGGGTTAAAGCACAGATGCCACGTTGA
- a CDS encoding prolyl oligopeptidase family serine peptidase translates to MKNISLLAALVLFAACQETKQRDLITVNYPTTKKVDTVDNYFGTEVPDPYRWLEDDRSEETEAWVKEQNSVTFGYLEKIPFREDLKNRLEKLWNYEKVGSPFKEGDYTYYYKNNGLQNQYVVYRKKDGGEEEVFLDPNTFSEDGTTSLMGLSFTKDGSKAAYLISEGGSDWRKAITIETESKEIVEDTLVDIKFSGVSWKGNDGFFYSSYDKPEGSELSAKTDQHKLYYHKLGTSQSEDKIIFGGTPEEKHRYVGGSVSEDQKYLFISASVSTSGNKLFMMDLSLDNPKLVTILDDTDSDTYVIDNEGATLYMVTNREAPNKKVVVVDASNPTPDNWEDLIPETENVLTAGTGGGYFFTEYMVDAISKVLQYDYEGNLVREVELPGVGSAGGFGGKKEDKEFYFSFTNYNTPGSLYKYNVETGEYKQYWKPQIDFNPDDYKSEQVFYTSKDGIKVPMIITYKKGTELNGQNPTILYGYGGFNVSLTPSFSIVNAVWMEQGGVYAVPNLRGGGEYGKKWHIAGTKLQKQNVFDDFIAAAEYLIDNKYTSKEYLAIRGGSNGGLLVGATMTQRPDLMQVALPAVGVMDMLRYHTFTAGAGWAYDYGTSEDSEEMFKYIKGYSPVHNVKEGTAYPATLVTTGDHDDRVVPAHSFKFAAELQEKQAGEQPTLIRIETKAGHGAGTPVSKTIEQYADIFGFTFYNMGYDELPNQAVLKAFKD, encoded by the coding sequence ATGAAAAACATAAGTCTGTTGGCTGCTCTGGTTTTATTTGCAGCCTGCCAAGAAACTAAACAAAGAGACCTCATAACAGTGAACTACCCTACCACCAAAAAAGTTGACACCGTAGATAATTATTTTGGAACCGAAGTCCCCGATCCCTACCGTTGGTTGGAAGATGACCGAAGCGAGGAGACCGAAGCTTGGGTAAAAGAGCAAAACTCCGTCACCTTCGGGTACTTGGAAAAAATCCCTTTCCGCGAAGACCTTAAAAACCGATTGGAAAAACTCTGGAACTATGAAAAAGTAGGCTCTCCTTTTAAAGAAGGCGATTATACCTATTATTACAAAAACAATGGGTTACAAAACCAATATGTGGTTTACCGAAAAAAAGATGGTGGCGAAGAAGAAGTCTTTTTGGACCCCAACACGTTTTCCGAAGATGGCACTACATCTTTAATGGGGCTCAGCTTCACCAAGGACGGTTCCAAAGCAGCTTACCTTATTTCCGAAGGAGGAAGCGATTGGAGAAAAGCCATTACCATCGAAACCGAATCAAAGGAAATTGTGGAGGATACCTTGGTAGATATCAAGTTTAGTGGGGTGTCTTGGAAAGGAAACGATGGCTTCTTCTACTCCAGCTACGACAAACCGGAGGGAAGCGAACTTTCTGCAAAAACAGACCAACATAAATTGTATTATCACAAGTTGGGCACGTCCCAATCCGAGGATAAAATCATCTTTGGGGGTACGCCGGAAGAAAAGCACCGTTATGTGGGCGGTTCCGTTTCCGAAGACCAAAAATACCTGTTCATTTCAGCATCCGTTTCCACCTCTGGGAACAAATTGTTTATGATGGACCTTTCCCTTGATAATCCTAAGTTGGTCACTATTTTGGACGATACCGATTCCGACACCTACGTCATCGACAACGAAGGCGCTACATTATATATGGTTACCAACCGGGAGGCTCCCAACAAAAAAGTTGTAGTTGTGGATGCTTCCAATCCTACACCGGATAATTGGGAAGACCTGATTCCAGAAACCGAAAATGTATTGACTGCGGGCACCGGCGGAGGCTATTTCTTTACCGAATATATGGTGGATGCCATTTCCAAAGTGCTTCAGTATGATTATGAAGGAAATTTGGTCCGCGAAGTGGAACTTCCCGGCGTAGGAAGCGCTGGAGGTTTTGGTGGCAAAAAAGAGGATAAAGAATTTTATTTTTCCTTCACCAATTACAACACGCCCGGCTCGTTGTACAAATACAATGTGGAAACCGGTGAGTACAAGCAATATTGGAAGCCACAAATTGATTTTAATCCAGATGATTATAAATCAGAACAAGTTTTCTATACCTCCAAAGACGGCATCAAAGTACCGATGATCATCACCTATAAAAAAGGAACCGAACTGAACGGCCAAAATCCGACTATTCTGTACGGTTATGGCGGTTTCAATGTTAGTTTAACGCCCTCCTTTAGTATTGTAAATGCTGTTTGGATGGAGCAAGGCGGGGTATATGCCGTTCCCAACCTTAGGGGAGGTGGAGAATACGGTAAAAAATGGCACATTGCAGGCACCAAGCTTCAAAAGCAGAACGTTTTTGATGACTTTATCGCCGCTGCTGAATATTTGATTGACAACAAATACACCTCCAAAGAATATCTCGCCATCCGTGGTGGTTCTAATGGCGGATTGTTGGTTGGCGCCACGATGACGCAACGTCCCGACCTAATGCAAGTGGCATTGCCAGCCGTGGGTGTAATGGACATGCTGCGCTACCATACCTTTACCGCAGGAGCCGGATGGGCTTACGATTACGGAACTTCGGAGGACAGCGAGGAAATGTTCAAATACATTAAGGGCTATTCCCCAGTGCACAATGTAAAAGAAGGAACGGCTTACCCGGCCACTTTAGTAACAACAGGAGACCATGACGACCGTGTGGTTCCTGCGCACAGCTTTAAGTTTGCCGCGGAATTACAAGAAAAACAAGCAGGAGAACAACCTACTTTAATACGTATCGAGACCAAAGCTGGTCACGGAGCAGGAACACCAGTAAGTAAAACCATTGAACAATACGCTGACATCTTTGGGTTTACTTTTTATAATATGGGCTACGATGAATTGCCCAACCAAGCGGTGCTTAAAGCGTTTAAAGATTAA
- a CDS encoding sulfate/molybdate ABC transporter ATP-binding protein — translation MLKIQVNSFGYQDQNILKDISFEVAPGEHVALMGESGSGKSTLLKIIYGLLHVEEGSIFWGDIEALGPNFNLVPGEPYMKYLAQDFDLMPFISVEENIGQFLSVFERETHEGRINELLELIEMKSYAKTKVKHLSGGQQQRVALARVLAQEPEILLLDEPFGHIDNFKRNTLRRNLFLYLKKKGITVLTASHDPSDVLPFAERTLILEKGQIIANQNTQDLYSKPPNYYTASLFGQVNEVPIKLLKSYAEIDSSILVYPNEFKFSDSSGLKVEVIHSFFKGSHHLNEGVADDGTVIFFNSDKKQGKGVTIFLNVSLETINRRLQVGQKTNT, via the coding sequence ATGCTAAAAATCCAAGTAAATTCTTTCGGTTACCAAGACCAAAATATTTTAAAGGACATTTCTTTTGAAGTGGCCCCAGGAGAACATGTGGCCTTGATGGGCGAAAGTGGCTCGGGAAAGAGCACCTTGCTAAAGATTATCTACGGATTGCTTCATGTGGAGGAGGGCTCAATTTTTTGGGGCGATATTGAAGCATTAGGCCCCAATTTTAATCTAGTTCCCGGTGAACCCTACATGAAATATTTGGCTCAGGATTTTGACTTAATGCCTTTCATATCCGTTGAGGAGAACATTGGTCAGTTCCTCTCTGTTTTTGAGCGGGAAACCCATGAAGGACGCATCAATGAACTGCTGGAATTGATTGAAATGAAATCGTACGCCAAAACAAAGGTAAAACACCTCAGCGGGGGACAGCAACAACGTGTTGCGCTTGCTCGGGTTTTAGCCCAAGAACCGGAAATACTTTTGTTGGATGAGCCTTTTGGCCATATTGATAACTTTAAGCGCAACACGCTACGCCGAAACCTCTTTTTATATCTAAAGAAAAAAGGCATTACCGTACTCACCGCCAGCCACGACCCAAGTGATGTGCTCCCCTTTGCGGAGCGCACCCTAATTTTGGAGAAAGGACAAATCATTGCCAACCAAAATACCCAAGACCTGTACAGTAAACCTCCCAACTACTATACCGCTTCGTTATTTGGGCAAGTGAACGAGGTGCCCATAAAACTTTTAAAGTCCTACGCTGAAATCGACTCCTCCATTCTAGTCTACCCAAACGAATTCAAATTTTCCGATTCCTCAGGACTAAAAGTAGAGGTGATTCATTCTTTTTTTAAAGGAAGTCATCACTTAAACGAGGGGGTTGCCGATGATGGCACTGTTATCTTTTTTAATTCCGATAAAAAACAGGGAAAAGGAGTGACCATTTTTCTTAATGTATCTTTGGAGACCATCAACAGAAGGCTTCAGGTTGGACAAAAAACAAATACATAG
- the arfB gene encoding alternative ribosome rescue aminoacyl-tRNA hydrolase ArfB yields MDKKQIHRELQFKAMRSSGAGGQHVNKVSSKVELTFNIPASEGLSDREKQRIQLKLQSRLTNDGALVLQCDEARSQHRNKDLVVKRFFELLKKALTLPKKRKPTKRTKSSIEKRLRSKKKTAEKKAKRKPPDLG; encoded by the coding sequence TTGGACAAAAAACAAATACATAGGGAGTTACAGTTTAAGGCCATGCGCAGCAGCGGTGCCGGAGGGCAACATGTAAACAAGGTTTCCTCCAAAGTGGAACTTACTTTCAATATACCTGCTTCCGAAGGACTTTCCGACAGAGAAAAACAACGAATTCAACTAAAGCTCCAATCTCGACTCACTAATGACGGCGCTTTAGTTCTTCAATGTGATGAAGCCCGAAGCCAGCACAGAAACAAAGACTTAGTGGTGAAACGTTTTTTTGAACTTTTGAAGAAAGCACTCACCTTACCCAAAAAGCGAAAGCCCACCAAACGCACCAAATCATCCATAGAAAAACGGTTGCGATCCAAAAAGAAAACTGCAGAGAAGAAGGCCAAAAGAAAACCACCTGATTTGGGATAG